In Primulina huaijiensis isolate GDHJ02 chromosome 16, ASM1229523v2, whole genome shotgun sequence, a single genomic region encodes these proteins:
- the LOC140961671 gene encoding uncharacterized protein, whose protein sequence is MVIGSSWFIIVMDISYGFGGDVGWRINPPEFIGGPDPLVALEWVKSLEAIFDYLKFTDRDKISCAVFMLVKAARIRWEATKVTVNVRELKWNEFKDLFYAKYFSREVKAKEVKEFLELRQDSMTVTEYTLKFEEKCIFVPFIAENDKDKGEHFLRGLKPEIRRDVHMSKVVTYQYIVERASLAEHDE, encoded by the exons ATGGTTATTGGATCTTCATGGTTTATCATtgtaatggatatttcatatggtttTGGTGGTGATGTGGGATG GCGGATAAATCCTCCTGAatttattggtggtcctgatcCACTAGTGGCTCTTGAGTGGGTCAAGTCATTGGAGGCCATCTTTGATTATTTGAAGTTCACTGATAGAGATAAAATAAGTTGTGCTGTGTTTATGTTGGTGAAAGCGGCTCGTATTAGGTGGGAAGCTACCAAGGTGACTGTTAATGTTCGTGAACTAAAGTGGAACGAGTTTAAGGATTTATTCTAtgccaaatatttttcaagggaAGTCAAAGCCAAAGAAGTAAAAGAATTTCTTGAATTGAGGCAAGATTCTATGACTGTCACTGAGTATACTCtgaaatttgaggaaaaatgCATCTTTGTTCcctttattgctgaaaatgatAAAGATAAGGGAGAACACTTTCTTCGTGGTTTGAAGCCAGAGATTAGAAGGGATGTTCACATGTCGAAAGTGGTCACATATCAATACATTGTTGAGAGAGCATCGCTTGCCGAGCATGATGAATAA
- the LOC140961674 gene encoding uncharacterized protein yields the protein MEQRNKHHLPSSDTEGPLCPKCGKPHKRECLVGSGRCFRCKEVGHTTQKCPLSSDKGRVQGRIFAMTKEGANPDSSVISGNILISGKEALTLIDTGATHSFISEVFMHSLSVEHTVMPLHFNIVLPFGDEIWPTCILKACPVHMGTRLLFADLIVIPMVAFDFILGMDWLSAYRAVIDYVGKTLKFLADDHESDVFVGLGSSMSIPVISCLQATKLLHKGCIGFRASVLDVRKDSNMQLQNIDVVKDYPDVFAEEVPGLPHDREVAFLGHIVSKEGISVDPSKIESIKQ from the exons atgGAGCAGCGTAATAAACATCATTTGCCTTCCTCGGATACTGAGGGACCATTGTGTCCTAAGTGTGGCAAGCCACACAAAAGAGAATGTTTGGTTGGCAGTGGTCGATGTTTCAGATGCAAAGAAGTGGGGCACACAACGCAGAAATGCCCTCTGTCTTCGGATAAAGGAAGAGTACAGGGGAGAATTTTTGCAATGACAAAAGAAGGTGCTAATCCTGATTCTTCGGtaatatcaggtaatattttaatatctgGCAAAGAAGCACTTACATTAATTGACACTGGTGCGACACACTCGTTTATATCTGAAGTGTTTATGCACTCTTTATCTGTTGAACATACTGTCATGCCTTTACATTTCAATATTGTGTTGCCTTTTGGAGATGAAATTTGGCCAACTTGTATCCTTAAGGCATGTCCTGTACATATGGGTACGAGATTattgtttgctgatttaattgttattccgatggttgcctTTGATTTCATACTGGGTATGGATTGGTTGTCTGCCTATCGTGCAGTGATTGACTATGTGGGAAAGACATTGAAGTTTTTAGCTGATGACCATGAGAGTGATGTATTTGTTGGTCTAGGTTCTTCGATGAGTATTCCCGTTATTTCTTGTTTACAAGCTACTAAATTGTTGCACAAAGGGTGTATTGGTTTTCGGGCTTCGGTGTTGGATGTGAGAAAGGATAGTAATATGCAATTACAGAATATTGATGTGGTGAAGGATTATCCTGATGTGTTTGCTGAGGAGGTACCCGGATTACCACATGATCGAGAG gtggcatttttgggccatatcgTTTCGAAAGAGGGAATATCGGTGgatccatccaagattgagtCCATTAAGCAATGA